From the genome of Vicia villosa cultivar HV-30 ecotype Madison, WI linkage group LG2, Vvil1.0, whole genome shotgun sequence, one region includes:
- the LOC131653306 gene encoding aspartate--tRNA ligase, chloroplastic/mitochondrial-like, which yields MSLLLKAMPLMVLRPRLSRVSTTIPRLISTIRTVSSVSASIQPLSSASETVTSNAIPPPPPPSLPFNESLQWVSRTNFCGELSLNDVGKKVRICGWVALHRVHGGLTFLNLRDHTGIVQVTTLPDEFPAAHSAINDLRLEYVVAIEGVVRSRPNESINKKMKTGFIEVAANEVQVLNSVNSKLPFLVTTGDDAKNSLKEEIRLRYRCLDLRRQQMNFNILLRHKVIKLIRRYLEDIHGFVEIETPILSRSTPEGARDYLVPSRVQPGTFYALPQSPQLFKQMLMVAGFDKYYQVARCFRDEDLRADRQPEFTQLDMEMAFTPLEDMLTLNEELIRKVFLEIKGVELPNPFPRLTYAEAMNRYGSDRPDTRFDLELKDVSDIFSGSSFKVFSDSLESGGIIKVLCVPNGAKKYSNSTLKKGDIYNEAFKSGAKGLPFLKITENGDIEGISALVSSMDPATKEDLLLRCSARPNDLILFAVGHHASVNKTLDRLRVYVAHELGLIDHGRHSILWITDFPMFEWNDSEQRLEALHHPFTAPNPEDMNDLATARALAYDMVYNGVEIGGGSLRIYKRDIQQKVLEIVGISMEQAEAKFGYLLEALDMGAPPHGGIAFGLDRLVMLLAGASSIRDVIAFPKTTTAQCALTRSPSEVDPQQLKDLSITT from the exons CTTTGATGGTTCTCCGACCCAGACTTTCTAGGGTTTCCACTACAATTCCAAGGTTAATTTCAACAATCAGAACCGTTTCTTCTGTTTCTGCTTCAATTCAACCACTTTCCTCTGCTTCTGAAACAGTTACTTCCAATGCTATACCACCACCACCGCCACCGTCTTTACCTTTTAATGAATCGCTTCAATGGGTTTCAAGGACGAATTTCTGTGGTGAATTGTCTTTGAATGATGTTGGTAAAAAGGTTCGGATTTGTGGTTGGGTTGCACTTCATAGAGTCCATGGTGGACTCACTTTTCTTAATCTTAGAGACCATACCGGGATTGTTCAG GTTACAACTCTTCCTGATGAATTTCCAGCCGCGCATTCCGCTATCAACGACCTCAGACTGGAGTATGTGGTTGCCATTGAAGGTGTAGTCAGGTCTCGTCCAAATGAATCAATCAACAAGAAGATGAAAACGGGCTTCATCGAG GTTGCTGCTAATGAGGTTCAAGTGTTAAATTCTGTGAATTCAAAGTTACCATTCTTAGTTACTACAGGAGATGATGCAAAAAATTCTCTTAAAGAGGAAATCCGTTTGAG GTATCGATGTCTAGATCTAAGAAGGCAGCAAATGAATTTTAACATATTGCTGCGGCATAAAGTGATTAAACTCATACGAAGGTATCTAGAAGACATACATGGTTTTGTGGAG ATTGAAACTCCAATACTTTCAAGATCCACTCCAGAAGGTGCCCGAGATTATTTAGTTCCATCAAGAGTCCAG CCAGGAACATTCTACGCCTTGCCTCAAAGCCCTCAGCTATTCAAACAAATGCTAATGGTAGCTGGTTTTGATAAATATTATCAAGTAGCAAG ATGTTTTCGAGATGAAGATTTAAGAGCTGATAGACAACCGGAGTTCACACAACTAGATATGGAAATGGCGTTTACTCCTTTAGAGGATATGTTGACTCTTAATGAAGAGTTGATCAGAAAG gtttttcttgaAATTAAGGGTGTGGAATTACCAAATCCTTTCCCTAGGCTTACTTATGCTGAAGCAATGAATAGATATGGTTCAGACCGGCCAGATACCAGATTTGATCTCGAATTAAAAGAT GTATCTGACATTTTCTCAGGGTCTTCTTTCAAGGTTTTCTCTGATTCCTTGGAGAGTGGAGGAATTATAAAAGTGTTGTGTGTACCTAATGGTGCAAAAAAGTACTCAAATTCAACTCTTAAGAAAGGTGATATTTACAATGAAGCTTTCAAATCTGGTGCAAAGGGTTTACCTTTTCTCAAGATCACGGAGAATG GGGATATTGAGGGAATATCTGCTTTAGTATCAAGTATGGATCCTGCAACTAAAGAGGATTTGTTACTGCGATGCTCTGCTAGACCGaatgatttgattttatttgcaGTTGGTCATCATGCATCTGTAAATAAAACTCTAGATCGTCTTAGAGTTTACGTGGCACATGAGTTAGGTTTAATCGACCAT GGCAGACATTCAATTTTGTGGATTACCGACTTTCCAATGTTTGAGTGGAATGATTCAGAGCAGAGGCTTGAG GCTCTTCATCATCCTTTCACTGCACCAAATCCTGAAGACATGAATGACCTTGCCACTGCTCGCGCATTGGCATATGACATGGTTTACAATGGAGTGGAG ATTGGTGGGGGAAGTTTGAGAATTTATAAACGCGACATACAACAAAAGGTTTTGGAGATTGTAGGCATCTCAATGGAGCAG gCTGAAGCAAAGTTTGGCTATCTTCTTGAAGCGCTTGACATGGGGGCTCCGCCACATG GAGGCATAGCTTTTGGTTTGGACAGATTGGTTATGTTGCTAGCTGGGGCTAGTTCTATCAGGGATGTCATTGCTTTCCCGAAAACGACTACTGCACAGTGTGCACTCACAAGGTCACCATCTGAAGTAGATCCACAGCAGCTGAAAGATCTTTCAATTACTACATAG
- the LOC131647697 gene encoding kunitz trypsin inhibitor 5-like yields MKITLLAFLLLFAFMSSQPLLGAADASNDQVVDILGKKLRADAHYYILPVLPIHKCGPYDKCRSSGSSLALASIGKTCPLDVVVVDKYQGMPLAFTPVNPKKGVIRVSTDLNIKFAYLPTCLHHPLVWKLDRFDNSKRQWFVTTGGVVGNPGWETINNWFKIDKYGDAYKLVYCPSVVQSSKHMCKDVGVFVNENGSKRLALSDVPLKVKFQQALY; encoded by the coding sequence ATGAAAATCACATTGCTAGCATTTCTCCTTCTCTTTGCTTTCATGAGCTCACAACCACTTCTTGGAGCAGCTGATGCTTCCAATGATCAAGTGGTTGACATATTAGGCAAGAAACTCCGAGCTGATGCTCATTACTATATTCTTCCAGTTCTACCCATTCACAAATGTGGACCTTATGACAAATGTAGAAGCAGTGGTTCAAGTCTTGCCCTTGCAAGCATAGGAAAAACTTGCCCACTTGATGTTGTGGTTGTTGATAAATATCAAGGCATGCCACTTGCTTTTACACCTGTTAATCCAAAGAAGGGCGTTATTCGCGTCTCTACGGATTTAAACATTAAATTTGCATATCTTCCAACTTGTTTACACCATCCCCTGGTGTGGAAGCTTGATCGGTTTGATAATTCTAAGAGACAGTGGTTTGTAACTACTGGTGGTGTTGTTGGAAATCCTGGTTGGGAAACCATAAATAATTGGTTCAAAATTGACAAGTATGGTGATGCTTATAAGTTGGTGTATTGTCCTAGTGTGGTGCAATCTTCCAAGCATATGTGTAAGGATGTTGGAGTTTTTGTGAATGAAAACGGAAGTAAGCGTCTGGCTCTAAGTGATGTTCCTCTCAAAGTTAAATTTCAACAAGCTTTATATTAG
- the LOC131647696 gene encoding kunitz trypsin inhibitor 5-like, with protein MKITFLAFFLLFAFMSSQPLLGDAEASFDQVVDTLGKKLRADANYYILPVLPIHKCGPYGKCRSSGSSLALASLEKSCPLDVVVVDKYQGLPITFTPVNPKKGVIRVSTDLNIKFTSRPTCLHHSTVWRLDRYNVYKRQWFVTTGGVVGNPGLETINNWFKIGKYGDAYKLMFCPSVVQSFKHVCKDVGIFVDENGNKRLALSDVPLKVKFQQA; from the coding sequence ATGAAAATCACATTTCTAGCATTTTTCCTTCTCTTTGCTTTCATGAGCTCACAACCACTTCTTGGAGATGCTGAAGCTTCATTTGATCAAGTGGTTGACACATTAGGCAAGAAACTCCGAGCCGATGCTAATTACTATATTCTTCCGGTTCTACCCATTCACAAATGTGGACCTTATGGAAAATGTAGAAGCAGTGGTTCAAGTCTTGCCCTTGCAAGCTTAGAAAAAAGTTGCCCACTTGATGTTGTAGTTGTTGATAAATACCAGGGCTTGCCAATTACTTTTACACCGGTTAATCCAAAAAAGGGTGTCATTCGTGTCTCTACTGATTTAAACATCAAATTCACTTCTCGTCCAACTTGTCTACACCATTCCACGGTGTGGAGGCTTGATCGTTATAATGTTTATAAGAGACAGTGGTTTGTAACTACTGGTGGTGTTGTTGGAAATCCTGGTTTGGAAACCATAAATAACTGGTTCAAAATTGGGAAGTATGGTGATGCTTATAAGTTGATGTTTTGTCCTAGTGTGGTGCAATCTTTCAAGCATGTGTGTAAGGATGTTGGAATTTTTGTGGATGAAAACGGGAATAAGCGTTTGGCTCTCAGTGATGTTCCTCTCAAAGTTAAATTTCAACAAGCTTGA
- the LOC131647698 gene encoding kunitz trypsin inhibitor 5-like produces the protein MKNTMLAFILLFAFLSSQPLFGAAEASNDQVVDTLGKKLRADANYYILPVLPIYKCGPYDKCRSSGSSLGLANIGKTCPFDVVLVDKYQGLPLTFTPVNPKKGVIRVSTDLNIKFASRPTCLHHSMVWKLDSFNVSKRQWFVITGGVVGNPGWETIDNWFKIEKYGDAYKLVFCPSVVQSFKHVCKDVGIFVDENGNKRLALSDVPLKVKFQQA, from the coding sequence ATGAAAAACACAATGCTAGCATTTATCCTTCTCTTTGCCTTCTTGAGCTCACAACCACTTTTTGGAGCAGCTGAAGCTTCAAATGATCAAGTGGTTGACACATTAGGCAAGAAACTCCGAGCCGATGCTAATTACTATATTCTTCCGGTTTTACCGATTTACAAATGTGGACCTTATGACAAATGTAGAAGCAGTGGTTCAAGTCTTGGCCTTGCAAACATAGGAAAAACTTGTCCATTTGATGTAGTGCTTGTTGATAAATATCAAGGTTTGCCACTTACTTTTACACCTGTTAATCCAAAGAAGGGCGTTATTCGCGTCTCTACGGATTTAAACATTAAATTCGCATCCCGTCCTACTTGTCTACACCATTCCATGGTGTGGAAGCTTGATAGTTTCAATGTTTCTAAGAGACAGTGGTTTGTAATTACTGGTGGTGTTGTTGGAAATCCTGGTTGGGAAACCATAGATAATTGGTTCAAAATTGAAAAGTATGGTGATGCTTATAAGTTGGTGTTTTGTCCTAGTGTGGTGCAATCTTTCAAACATGTTTGTAAGGATGTTGGAATTTTTGTGGATGAAAACGGGAATAAGCGTTTGGCTCTGAGTGATGTTCCTCTCAAAGTTAAATTTCAACAAGCTTGA